A region from the Pelecanus crispus isolate bPelCri1 chromosome 23, bPelCri1.pri, whole genome shotgun sequence genome encodes:
- the LOC142595833 gene encoding E3 ubiquitin-protein ligase RBBP6-like: protein MNSLQEEMASVLAYSNGFHESPGRNAEAGRPSGHRERSGLGALRAREGAEEEPGPRGPLPIVWPPGRAARRSKSCVHYKFSSKLSYDTVTFSGLHIPLCDLKRQIMGREKLKAANCDLQISNAQTSEEYTDANALIPKNSSVIVRRIPAGGVKGTSKTYVVLFLKENVQRNPCVVISSLSLYFLIFRSRSRTEPVSGPSKPIDDSSGSISLAQLVKTANLAEADASEEDKITAMMIQSCQEYDPSNYLKKALGPPPPSYTCFRCGKPGHYRKNCPTHGDKQFESVPRIKKSTGIPMSFMVEVKDPNTKGAMLTKSGKYAIPAINAEAYARGKKEKPPFLPAEPSSSSSADPIPEELLCLICKDLMTDAAVIPCCGNSYCDECIRTALLESEEHTCPTCHQTDVSPDSLIANKFLRQAVNNFKNGTGYTKRLHTQIQQQLLPVTPPAALVSAAQLSKPSPLSISSLLEEKGYQIPVQRQPALASVVGPQGQPIPTAGHPVRARPIRSAGGRAGWELSKSPRNASSYSRRSYTYSKSRAGSSHSYSRRFGRSHSHSYLRSPPNRRRGKGKSRNSRSRSRAHGYHQSRSRSPPYRRSKSRPRSPVFRGQCPMKQTIPQGEEERQPFNRHTQVPPYDMKVHYGRSADVRDPFEQERYSAWERNYREWYEKFYKGCSVTRGALFMLPSRDDATPNNNITKASKASQKMDTSLEKSAQLEPPVKKAKKE, encoded by the exons atgaactccctccaggaagaaatggccAGCGTGCTGGCTTATTCGAATGGGTTTCAT gaaagccctgggcgGAACGCTGAGGCCGGGCGCCCGAGTGGCCATAGGGAGCGGTCGGGCCTGGGAGCGCTGCGTGCGAgagagggagcggaggaggagccggggccgcgggggcctcTCCCCATCGTGtggccgcccggccgggctgcgAGGAGGAGCAAGTCGTGTGTCCACTACAAGTTCTCCTCCAAGCTGAGCTATGATACGGTCACCTTCAGCggcctccacatccccctgtgCGACCTCAAGCGCCAGATCATGGGCCGCGAGAAGCTGAAGGCGGCCAACTGcgacctgcagatcagcaacgcCCAGACCAGCGAAG aatacacagatgctaatgcGCTGATTCCAAAGAACTCATCAGTGATCGTTCGAAGAATCCCTGCTGGAGGAGTCAAAGGCACCAGCAAAACctatgttgt TTTGTTCTTGAAGGAGAATGTACAAAGAAACCCCTGTGTGGTGATCTCAAGCCTTTCCttgtacttcctcatcttcaggag cagaagtcGAACGGAGCCAGTGAGtggaccatcaaaacca ATCGATGACTCTTCTGGATCTATTTCTCTGGCCCAGCTTGTTAAG ACTGCCAATCTGGCTGAAGCCGATGCTTccgaggaagataaaataacagcgATGATGATACAGTCTTGCCAGGAATATGATCCATCCAA ttaccTGAAGAAAGCCTTGGGTCCACCTCCACCATCTTACACTTGCTTCCGTTGTGGAAAACCTGGCCACTATAGGAAGAACTGCCCAACACATGGG GACAAACAATTTGAGTCTGTtcccagaattaaaaagagcacaggaattcCCATGAGTTTCATGGTGGAGGTGAAAGATCCCAACACCAAGGGTGCTATGCTGACgaaaagtggaaaatatgcAATACCAGCTATTAATGC GGAAGCTTATGCtagaggcaagaaggaaaagcctccCTTCCTACCAGCGGagccgtcctcctcctcctcagctgatcCTATTCCAGAGGAGTTGTTGTGTCTCATCTGTAAAGATCTCATGACAGATGCAGCTGttattccctgctgtgggaacagTTACTGTGACGAAT GCATTAGAACAGCGTTGCTGGAATCTGAGGAGCATACCTGCCCAACGTGCCACCAGACAGACGTTTCGCCTGATTCTTTAATTGCCAACAAGTTCCTACGCCAG gctgtgaacaacttcaaaaatggaactggctacacaaaaaggctccatacacaaattcagcagcaa ctcctgCCCGtcacccctcctgctgctctggtgagtgccgctcaactgtctaaaccttcccctctgtcaatcagcagtctgttggaagagaag GGCTACCAGATTCCTGTTCAAAGACAGCCAGCATTAGCAAGTGTTGTGGGCCCCCAAGGACAACCAATACCCACAGCTG GTCATCCAGTGAGAGCCAGACCAATTCGctcagcaggtggcagagcaggctgggaact GTCCAAGTCTCCCCGTAATGCTTCATCTTACTCTAGAAGGTCATATACCTATTCCAAGTCAAGAGCTGGTTCTTCCCATTCCTACTCTCGAAGATTTGGTCGTTCCCATTCTCACTCCTACTTGCGGTCGCCGCCGAATCgaagaagaggcaaagggaagagcCGTAACTCTCGGTCTAGGTCAAGGGCACATGGTTATCACCAGTCAAGGTCAAGGTCACCCCCATACAGAAGATCCAAATCACGGCCAAGATCACCAGTATTTAGAGGCCAGTGTCCCATGAAACAGACTATACCtcaaggggaggaagaaaggcagccttttaacagacacacacaagttcCACCCTATGACATGAAGGTTCACTATGGCAGATCTGCTGACGTCAGAGATCCTTTTGAGCAGGAAAGATACAGCGCATGGGAAAGGAACTATCGAGAATGGTATGAAAAGTTTTACAAGGGCTGTTCTGTTACAAGGGGCGCTCTGTTCATGCTCCCAAGCAGAGACGATGCCACCCCT AACAACAATATAACAAAAGCATCTAAAGCTTCCCAGAAGATGGACACCAGTCTTGAAAAATCTGCTCAATTGGAACCTCctgtaaaaaaagcaaagaaggagTAG